acgaacaaagctagtgaaggtgatggaattccagttgagttatttcaaatcctgaaagatgatgctgtgaatgtgctgcactcaatatgccagcaaatttggaaaactcagcagtggccacaggactggaaatgataagttttcattccaatcccaaagaaaggcaatgccaaagaaagctcaaactactacacaattgtactcatctcacacactagtaaagtaatgcttaaaattctccaagccaggcttcagcagacatgagccatgaacttccagatgttcaagctggatttagaaaaggcagaggaactagagatcaaattgccaacatccattagatcatcaaaaaagcaagagaaaaacatagatctctgctttattgactatgtcaaagcctttgactgtgtggatcacaacaaactgtggaaaattcttaaagagatgggaatatcagaccaccttgcATGCCTCTtaagatatctgtatgcaggtcaggaagcaacagttagaactggacatgaaacagcagactggttccaaatcgggaaagaagtatgtcaaggctgtatattgtcaccttgcttttttaacttatatgcagagtacatcatgagaaacactaggccagatgaagcacaagctggaatcaagattgctgggagaaatatccataacctcagatatgcatatgatatcacctttacagcagaaagcgacaaaaaactaaagaacctcttgatgaaagtgaaagaggagagtgaaaaagtggcttacagctgaacattcagaaaactaagattatggtatctggtcacatcacttcatggcaaatagatggggaaacagtggaaacagtgactgacttttttggcgggggggggggcctccaaaatcactgcaaatggtcactgcagccatgaaataaaaagacgcttactcgttgAAAGAAACGTTATggccaacctatacagcatattaaaaagcagaaatattactttgccaacaaaggtccatctagtcaaagctatggtttttccagtagtcatgtatggatgtgagagttggactataaagaaagctgagcgcagaagaactgatgcttttgaactgtgaagttggagaagactcttgacagttccttggactgtaaggagatccaaccagtccaccctaaaggaaattagttgaatatttattggaaggactgaagttgaagctgaaactccaatactttgaccacctaatgtgaagaactgactcatttgaaaagaccctaatgctgggaaggactgagggcagaaagagaaggggacgacagagaatgagatggttggatggcatcaccatccaaCCAAActagatagacatgagtttgagcaggctccaggagctggggatggacagagaggcctggcatgctacagtccatggggttgcaaagagctggacaggactgagcaactgtactgaactgaactgaggcaaagaTATCCTTATAGCTTTCTCTTAGAACTTATATAGTGCCAGGTGAACTAGACCATCCAGGTGAACTAAAGCATCTTTGGATTGGCTAAAATGCTCAAAGTCTGAAGAGACTTGTATTCATGAACCCAAGTTGGAGTGTTTAAAGAGGCAGTGCATCAGTAAGCTCCATGTTCGATTTTGTATTTGCTTTGTCCTCAGGCCATAGATGATGGGGTTTAAGGTAGGTGGGATGATCAGATACAAGTCAGCTAACAGCACTTGGATGTGCACAGGCATTATGTCTTTCCCTAGCCAAGGCACATAGATGGATGCCATCCCAGGTAGGTAGTACAGAGCCATAACCCCCACATGGGAGCCACACGTACTTAATGCTTTTAACTGAGCATCCTTTGAGGAGAGACTGaatactgcctggagaatcaggATATAGGAGGCAGCAATAAAGGCCACATCAGAACCCACAATAATGGAGGTACCAATCAGACTGTAGAGACTACTGGGCCTGGGGTCGGCACAAGCCAACTTGGCCACAGCTATGTGCTCACAGTAGGAATGGAGAACCATGTTGGAGCCACAGAAGGGCAGATGACTCACCATCCAGCTCAGTGGAGTCATGAATACGGTCGCTCTGATGGTGATAGTCACACTTATTCCCAGCATCACTCGAGGTGTGAGAATTCTCTTATAGTGTAGgggcttacagatggccacatagcggtcaaaaGCCATGGCCAGCAGCAGCCCCGACTCCACAGCTGTGGCTGCATGGACAAAATACATCTGAGTGAAACAAGCATTAAAGCTGATGGTGTTGTCTCCTGAGGAGAAGATGCTCACCATATTGGGCACCACCGAGGAGGCCATCACCGTGTCCACGGCAGCCAGAACACACAGGAAGCAGTACATGGGCTCCTGTAGAGTGGAATCCATCCAGATGACAGTCACTATGAGGGTGTTTGCTAACAGGGCTGTGGTATACATGATGCTCAGTGAGACAGCCAGCCAAAGATGTGAAGACTGCAAACCTGGGATACCCACCAGGATGAAGGTGGCAGGGGCTTCCGTTGTATGGTTGTAGGGTAACCCCAGCATCACAGATGAGACTGCTTTCCTGTTAATGTATAAAATTAGGTAAGAAAAGGATACAATCCTGTAAGATGTGTTCCCAGCTCTGGTGTTAAAAGGGCCTGATGTTATTCTCAACTCAGTGGGCCACAGGTTTAAGGAACTGACATGTGACAAAGTTTTCCTGCTCCACCTTCCATCATTCTCAGTATTCTTTGCCTTATGAATTTCTATCACTATTCAAAGATCTTGAGTTACATCCCTTGGGAAGTCTTCTCTACTTTCTGCCCCATCTCATGACAAAACTAAGTTAGGTAGCTTCAGAGCTTTTATGGGCTCTCATCTGTGCTTACCTCTGAGGGACCTAAACTGATCATTCCAGTATCATACATGTGACTATTGTATTCAATCATGTGTATCTTGTTCATGGCCTTATAAATTATACCAAGTGTGTGACCCAGATGTGTTGTGCACAAGTCCATTAAGAGAGGATACGTGTGCTCATTATAGCaaaaagttgaatgaatgaaaaatcagaggaaagaatgtttcttttatttctgtatgcTCCGTTCCTAATATATAATCATTGTTGAATGAAACAATGAACTTCCTAGATTTAACATGTAATGTTTTtcatcttctccttcctgaaactCTCACTACCCTAATACTAcatctctcagagcctcagaCTAGTGGGTCACAACACTGATTGTGTGACTATTGGACTTTACAGTACTCACATAAAGCAAAAAACTCTTTCCCAGGTGTCCGGGCAACCTTAAATAAAGAGTGTGTATTTGTCAAGCCTCCAGACTAGCCAGTGGTTAGTTATCACCTCCTGTCCCTCACTTCAGTCAGGGGCTAAAGGCTAAGAACTTTCCAGATCCTTGGACATTGTCTTCACTTGATCATTCTTGGATTTCTCATCACTTCTGGCTCCTCTCTAAAAAAGTTGAATAGGTAAGATTGATGGAGAACTGATTTCAGAATCCCATCAATGGCAGTAGCCAAGCACTAGACCAACACTTACCTGGTTCTCAGTGCTAATCAGGCAACACACATTTGTCCCTTCCAGTTACCCCCTGGAGAGCCTACCACTAATTGACTCCACACCCAGGTACCAACAGAAACCTTGATGAGAGTCCTCAGAAGTTTTCTAAAAAGCCAAACTTATGGGATATAATTGAAAACCATGGTCTttattgaaacaaacaaacaaaaaaaacccctaaaCATAAGAAATGCCTTATAATGGAATAGACTAAATAAAGTAATGAGCTCTGTTTTATAGTCAGAGAACCTAACTGCATATAACCACTGGGTGAGACATCTTCAATGATAGAGCATGAGAAGATAAAGGAAAGCTTTTTAAAGTAGAACAACAGTGTAgagtgaaaagaaaattattcaggGTACTCTTAAGACTGCTATGTGTGGCCTGGATGCCATAAAGCCAAGATTGAGCATCTTTCCTTAAAGAGTTGAAGAGAATCTGAGGAATCAGAATGGCTCTTCTTGCTGTTTACCTCTGATCCAGGATCTTCCTCTCTGGATCCCCCTGTATAAATCTACCTTTCTTCTGAGAGAAGTCTCATCTAGTGCCTGCCCATCCCTCCTCTCTAGCCTTGGCAAGTTGTCGCAGGTCATACCTTTCATTTCTGTGAGGTTTTAGTTCcctcattcctttttcttcttgcttaGTAGTGCTAGAGATTTACATGTCTTAATAGTCTGGTCCATTGGCAGAACATTTGATTTGGTGGGTCTGTTTATAAGTATTACTATCTTACTCTTCAGTCTGCtgctactgaaaaaaaatttgctAAGACCAACAAGTACCTCCATCAGTGACATGTTGCCAGTCCAGtgttttcagtctttattttacTTGATGTATCCAGAACATTTAACACTGTTgcttgcttctttattttttggctaacTTTTGATTGAAATATAGCATCCATATGGTAAAATGGACAGTCTAAGTTTTATTTGTGAGAACATGAACACACCCTCATGGCCACTACCAAGATCAAGAAATACAATTGCTTCCTGGTTCTTGAGGTGCATTCTTCTTGAGAAAGGTCTGGCCAAGCTCTCCTAAAACATTTCCAGACCACAATCTGCCTCTGCCTTCAACCCTGCAGAGACATTCACTTGAAAAGCTGGAGAGCCAATACTAAAgaaatgtaaagtaattaacctccaattaaaataaataaatttatactaaaaaaaatttaagaataaaaggaagaaagtttagaaaaaaaagaaaagcttagaCAAGACACTTAATAAGAAAATCATAGGATATGTCaggatattttatttctattaaaggATGGGAAATACTCAATTCAAATGAAAATTGTCTTAAAGGTAAAAGTAGTAATCCGTAATTCAGTCAAATGGAGCCTTTGTGTTCATGATAAATCAGTGTCTCCCCTCTATGACCAAAAGCACATGCTCCCAATCAGTCCTACTGCTCAGTTTCTATTCTCTCAACTCCCCCTAGTCCCTGAAAACCCTCTCTCCTTCATTCCAAGGTTAGACTTACTCCTTCTTCTCTCAGCTTTGAACCAAAATAATCATGTATATCCTATTCCTTTTATCTCCCCAGTTGTCCCATGATTTCCAGAATGTGATCTTGGTATCAGCAGTACCCATGGGACCTGTCCAGCCCTTTGTAGTGGAGTTGCTTATATCCTCCTTTCTAGGGTGACGCTGGCTTTGAGACTTCATCAAGCCCAACACCCAGTCCCCAGGTTAGTTACTCACATCCCTGGAGTTGTCTCTATTCGACTTCCTCTGGCAGGCTGCATTTCTTTCACCCAAAAGAAGGGGATTTATACAGGAGGAGCAACACACAATCAAATATGAACAACATGGAGGCACAATGAGGAGTGTTGTCACTTTCAGAGCCCTCCCATTCGGAGCCCTCTTTCCCTTCAGATTCTCTATCTCCCTGCTTTTCCCCTGGACACCCCAGCTTCCCTTGACCTCTGCCCAGCGGACAAACACTATAACTCCTCCAGAGACTGATTTTTCCCTGTTCTCTGCCCCAAGGGAGCTTTCCAGATTGTAGGGAGAGACAGGTGCTTAGTGGAAGAGACTTTGTTTCATGTCCTCAGAGGATAACTAATAAGGAATATAACACatattctgaaaagaaaacaaggcCCCAAATAAGTTTATCTGATTTTTAGAGATTGATTCCTACttgtttcattttcagaaatagaATATATTCTAAGCAAGTAAATAATAGCAATATTAGGGAAATCTGTGGCTGCTAGGTGGTTGAGCATCAGATCTCTTTGGAACAATTACTTTGTACATGCTTATCTACACAGGAATATATAATATCAACAGTACCTATGACTACcccttaaaattatgaaattagaaattattgggtatattttaaagtatgcaCAGTATGTATGTAAGGTATTGTTTTATGTGctcattttgaaatttaatcTTCCATGCACTTTATAATtagcattgtttccccatcagtaCAAAGGAAATATTAAGATACAGTAACTTGCTACCAACACTTATTTGGAAACTATAGTTTATTAAGATTTTCAAATACACCAGAGTCAAATATATGTATTGTATCTCCTACATATGAAATCCCTTTCTCTTTAAGATGTACTGACTAtgctatactaagtcacttcagtcatgtccaactctgtgcgaccccatagatggcagcccaccaggctctcccgtccctgggattctccaggcaggaacactggagtgggttgccatttccttctccaatgcactaaCTATAGGAATTAAGACTTTCTGAAAGGATAAACTAAAAGCAAACTCACATTGCCTTAGCTTCCATTGCTTACAAACAAAAAGTTGGTGGTTAGTACACCATTCCAACTTCCTGAACAATACTAGGTACATAGGAAACAGACGTACATCTTATAGTGCTGAATAGCAGGGATGTACTTGTGTGTTCGAAATGAATTGGAACAAAAGAACCAATTTTTGAACAGATTTCACTTTCCAAGTACATGTGTTagaaaatggccatcatcagtgATTCCAAGTTTACATCTCCTCAGAAGCTGGAATCCATTTTGACTGGAGACAGCTCTGTTCCTGATATGAGCACAGGATCCAAGTTGAGTGGATTTATCAGTGACCCAGAGGTCAGTGTATTATATATTAACAGTTGCTTCCATATAATCTTATAAGGAAAACAGTTGTGAGAAAATCAGTCAGACATTGCAGACCCAACAGTTGGTTTCTTCTGCAGAGGGTCTGGTAGGATATTAAATTGGAAATGTAGGTCAAAatctaaggaaagaaaaatcacaaatctaTATTGCCTGCCCAGACTTATCTCTGATTCAAATACTAGTTTATTCAAACCATTATATTCatcagaaaataaatcatttcattGACATCTTTGCTAGAGATTGAATAGTTAGGTAAAGTTAAACTTTACAGCTTCTTTACTTAGACTTTGTATGGCATCAGGTGAACCAAACTGTCCAGGTTAGCTAGGGCGTCTTTGAAGTTGTCTGGTTTGCTCAAGGGCCTGAATTCCTGAGCCCAAGTTGGAGTGGTTAAAGAGGTAGTGAATCAGCAGGCCCCATGTTCGCTTCCGTATTTGCTTCGTCCTTAGGCCATAGATGATGGGGTTCAAAGATGGCGGGATGATCAGATATAAGTCAGCTAACAGCACTTGGGTGCACAAAGGCGCTACGTCCTCCCCCAGCCAGGCCACATAGATGGATGCCATCCCAGGCAGGTAGTACAGAGCCATAACCCCCACATGGGAGCCACATGTGCTTAATGCTTTTAACTGAGCATTCTTTGAGGAGAGACTGaatactgcctggagaatcaggATATAGGAGGCAGCAATAAAGGCCACATCAGAACCCACAATAATGGAGGAAACAATCAGGCTATAAAGACTACTGGGCCTGGGGTCGGCACAAGCCAACTTGGCCACAGCTATGTGCTCACAGTAGGAATGGAGAACCATGTTGGAGCCACAGAAGGGCAGATGACTCACCATCCAGCTCAGGGGAGTCATGAATACAGTCGCTCTGATGGTGATGGTCACAGTCATTTCCAGCATCACTCGAGGTGTGAGAATTCTCTTATAGTGTAGgggcttacagatggccacatagcggtcaaaaGCCATGGCCAGCAGCAGCCCCGACTCCACAGCTGTGGCTGCATGGACAAGATACATCTGAGTGAAACAAGCATTAAAGCTGATGGTGTTGTCTCCTGAGGAGAAGATGCTCACCATATTGGGCACCACCGAGGAGGCCATCACCATGTCCACGGCAGCCAGAACACACAGGAAGCAGTACATGGGCTCCTGTAGAGTGGAATCCATCCAGATGATAGTCACTATGAGGGTGTTTGCTAACAGGGCTGTGGTATACATGATGCTCAGTGAGACAGCCAGCCAAAGATGTGAAGACTGCAAACCTGGGATACCCACCAGGATGAAGGTGGCAGGGGCTTCCATTGTATGGTTGTAGGGTAACCCCAGCATCACAGATGAGACTGCTTTCCTGTTAATGTATAAAATTAGGTAAGAAAAGGATACAATCCTGTAAGATGTGTTCCCAGCTCTGGTGTTAAAAGGGCCTGATGTTATTCTCAACTCAGTGGGCCGCAGGTTTAAGGAACTGACATGTGACAAAGTTTTCCTGCTCTACCTTACATAATTCTCAGTATTCTTTGCCTTACTAATTTCTATCAGTGTTCAAAGATCTTAAGTTACATCCTTTGGGAAATCTTCTCTACTTCCTGACCCATCCCATGCTAAACCTAAGTTACATAGAGGGACTTATCCATGCTGACCTCAGAGGGACCTAAATTGACCTTTTAAGTACTCTACCTGTGATTTTCTTATATTCAGTCATGTATGTCTTGTTCATGGCCTTATCCCTTATGCCAAGAGTGTGACCCACAGCTGTTGTGTACAGGTCCATTAAAAGAAGATATATGTACTCATTATAGCAAAcggttgaatgaatggatggatgaaacagaaacaaaagaaaggttttttgttttacttttttatgttCAGTTCCTAATATTTAATAATTGTTGTGTGAAACTTTTTGAGATTGAACATGtaacattttatatcttttccttCCTCAACCTCTCAATGCCCTAATATTGCATCTCTCAAGACATTAAGCT
Above is a genomic segment from Bos javanicus breed banteng chromosome 15, ARS-OSU_banteng_1.0, whole genome shotgun sequence containing:
- the LOC133261368 gene encoding olfactory receptor 52I1-like, which translates into the protein MLGLPYNHTTEAPATFILVGIPGLQSSHLWLAVSLSIMYTTALLANTLIVTVIWMDSTLQEPMYCFLCVLAAVDTVMASSVVPNMVSIFSSGDNTISFNACFTQMYFVHAATAVESGLLLAMAFDRYVAICKPLHYKRILTPRVMLGISVTITIRATVFMTPLSWMVSHLPFCGSNMVLHSYCEHIAVAKLACADPRPSSLYSLIGTSIIVGSDVAFIAASYILILQAVFSLSSKDAQLKALSTCGSHVGVMALYYLPGMASIYVPWLGKDIMPVHIQVLLADLYLIIPPTLNPIIYGLRTKQIQNRTWSLLMHCLFKHSNLGS
- the LOC133261369 gene encoding olfactory receptor 52I1-like — translated: MLGLPYNHTMEAPATFILVGIPGLQSSHLWLAVSLSIMYTTALLANTLIVTIIWMDSTLQEPMYCFLCVLAAVDMVMASSVVPNMVSIFSSGDNTISFNACFTQMYLVHAATAVESGLLLAMAFDRYVAICKPLHYKRILTPRVMLEMTVTITIRATVFMTPLSWMVSHLPFCGSNMVLHSYCEHIAVAKLACADPRPSSLYSLIVSSIIVGSDVAFIAASYILILQAVFSLSSKNAQLKALSTCGSHVGVMALYYLPGMASIYVAWLGEDVAPLCTQVLLADLYLIIPPSLNPIIYGLRTKQIRKRTWGLLIHYLFNHSNLGSGIQALEQTRQLQRRPS